GAACAATCGCAAGCCGAGCAGCTCTTTGGGCTTCGCGATGGTTACGAGCTTGTCTTGTCGAAATAACCCTACCCCCGTCGCCTCTATTTCTTTTGACTTTCCTTTCGGATGGGAATCCACAGCCGCTAGAACGGGTAAGATGGCATCAACCCCTGGTGTACCGAGCATCTGGGCCACATCCTTCAACGTTACACTAATGCCCCCCATCTTGACCAACTCACGCATCGCTTCTCCTGAAAAACGTTCAAATTGCGGCTGTGCGGTTAGTAATTCGATTGCTTTGCCTTTTGTCATGACAATGTATGCTGTCAGTCTGTTTTCCGGAAAGCGTGCCACAATATCGAGCACATCCGACATTCCGTCCTTCGCCAGTTCTTCGCCTATCACGATCATCCGGTGATGGGAGTAGTAAATTCTCCGAGACATTCTTGCTTGGATCAAGCCATTTGCTTCCCGAATTGTCCTGCCCACTGCGGAATCAACGTAATAACTCTTATCACCACTCGTCCCCCCACCCCCTCCAGACTGTGCGCCTAGGCTGCTGACCAGGGGGACCTGAATGGAGAACCGATACCTTCCGTCTGGTTCCTTATCCATCGCCATTGCAATGACGATAGCCATGTCATTTACTTCGCGCCGATCCCAACAACCAGAAATCAGGAACATGCAGAGCGACACCACCAATATGCGGGTCACAGCCTTCACGATTGTCCCTCCTCGTTTGGATGACGGTTTCCTGTCATCCCTGATTGCCCTCCTCTTTGCTGCATAGAATTAGCAAAACCATCGTTCATACGCCTTGCGTTTTGAACTCCCAAAAAGCTCGGGCGTTTTTCCATCATCGACCATGGCGTTCTTATCAGGACGTCTTTGAGATCGCCGATTGACATCGGTGCCAGCGGAGATAAATATGGGACACCAAAAGAACGTAGGTTGGCCATATGTCCGAGGACTAGCAATAACGCTACCAGCATTCCATAGATGCCGAGGATCGAAGCCGCAATCATGATCGGAAAGCGCAGCATTCGCAATGAAATCGATGCATTAAAATGCGGGATGGTAAATGAGGCTATCCCTGTGAGCGATACAACGATAACCATGGGGGCAGAAACAATCCCTGCCTGCACAGCTGCTTGACCTACGACCAGCGCGCCTAAAATACTGACGGCTTGCCCGACCGTTTTCGGGAGACGAATCCCCGCTTCTCGCAAGGCTTCAAAAGAAATTTCCATGATAAAAGCCTCTACAATAGCAGGAAAAGGAATGGACTCGCGCGCAGCCGCAATACTTAAAAGGAGCGTGGTTGGCAGCATCTGTTGGTGATAAGTCGTTATGGCCACATATAAGGCAGGGGTAATGAGTGAAATGATGAGAAATACATAACGCAGTAGTCGTACAAGCGTAGCCATTTGAAATCGCTCGTAGTAATCCTCGCTGGCCTGCATCATCATCCAAAACGTAACAGGCACGATTAAAACCATCGGTGTCCCATCCACAAATATCGCGACACGTCCCTCCAGCAATGCCGCAGCGACCGTGTCTGGGCGCTCGGAATACATAACCTGAGGGAAAGGCGAGTATGTATTATCCTGGATCATCTCTTCGATATATCCGCTTTCCAGCACAGCATCTAAATTGATCTTACTGATTCGAGCAGTGACCTCCTGAACGATCTCTGGATCAGCAATCCCATCCAGAAAAGCAACCACCAGGTTGGTGTTTGTCTCACGTCCAACTACCAAGGACTTCATTTTCAATCGAGGTGTTCGCAATTTTCGCCGTAGCATCGACGTGTTCGTGCGAATATTTTCGATAAAACCCTCACGCGGCCCCCGTACGACCGCTTCTCCTTCCGGTTCGTTTACGGAGCGTTTTTCTGCTCCACGAATGCCGAGCGTAAGTGCTTCTGTATTTCCCTCTACAAGAATGCCTGTATCACCTGAAAGCACAGCCTGTAATAGCTTTTTATAATCGTCTACTCTTCCCATCTGGGAAACAGGCAAAAGTGACTCTTCTATCACTTTTATATCGTCATCGCCATCTTCAAGCACCATTAACGATTTCAGTGCGGAATTGACCTCTTTGGTATCAATCAGCCCATCGACAAAGACAGCAATTGCACGGACACTGTTTTTTTGGCGGAATTCCCGTATGACAAAATCGGAGCAATCAGCGAACATTTTTTTCAACAGATCAATGTTCTCTCCCAATTGAGGCGAAATCGGTATACCCTCCAGATCAATCAAGCTGCAGGCATTCATCGTCTCAATCAGGTCCTTCATTTTATCTTTCTTCTTGAATTTCATTTCATCACCAACCACTGGAAAGCTACCCGTATTATGGTTGATTGGCAGGAAATATATGCAAAGAGGAATTCTCAATACATAGAGAATCGTGGGTGGGAGATAGTAGGAACACCTATACCGTTTCAAAAGAAGGTGAAAACGTCATTGCGTCCTGCAACAAAAGAGTACGAGCTGACGATCGACAATCACGTATTGTCCATCACAAATCCTGACAAGCCTCTATGGCCAGAGGCCGAGGTAACCAAGCTAGATTACTTGCGCTATTTGCTGATTGTTGCAGACCCACTGCTCAGGTATAGCAAGGATCGGCTCTTAACCGTCATTCGCTACCCGCACGGAATCGGTGACAAGCACTTCTATCAAAAAAATGCCCCAGACTATGCACCCGACTGGATACAAACGCATACATGGGAAAACGTACGTTACGTACTGTGCAATAACCGAGCGACACTCGTATGGATGGCGAATCAAGCAGCATTGGAGTGGCACGTCTCTTTTCATCTCGCCAAGGATGAGACTCCGACTGAGCTCGTGTTTGACCTCGATCCTTCCACAGATGATTTTGGTGTTGTGATAGAGTCTGCCCTCTTATTGAAAGAGCTGCTCGATGAATTACAGTTGCCTTCATGGGTCAAGACATCTGGTTCGAGCGGCTTGCAAGTTTATGTTCCGATCGAACTTTGCTATACGTTTGAACAGACCCGCCAAGTCGGACATTTCATCGCATCCTATTTAGTCAGCAAGCATCCCTCACTTTTAACCATCGAGCGTTTCGTGAAGAATCGGGGAAATAAGCTATACATTGATTATTTGCAACACTGGCGCGGTAAGACACTGCCAGCCCCTTATTCAACCCGCGCAAAACCACAGGCTACCGTATCAACGCCACTTCTGTGGAAAGAGGTTCCCCATTGTCATCCCACAGACTTCACCGTTTATACGGTACCCAAACGCCTGGAAACAATCGGAGATTTATTCTCATCCATTTCTGCTCCGACAAAGCGGTCCTCTCTTGATGGCATCCTCGGCTTTTTGCAGTCCCGGTAAGCCATTAGTTGGAATCCTGCAGTCTATTTGTGCTATACTTGGCACAGATGTTTTAAGGCAAGGAGGCACATTCATGATCGATCCGATCGCAATTGCAATCGGCCCCTTAAAGATTCACTGGTATGGCATTATTATGGGGCTGGCATTTTTCTTGGGTACTTATCTCGCGCGCTACAATTCCAAACGTTCTGGCATTGATCCTGATCACGTCTTGAACATGGTGGTTCTGATCATTCCAGCAGCCATCGTTTGTGCAAGATTGTATTATGTTACGTTTGAATGGCAGCAGTACAAAGACAACCCACTGGACATCTTCGCAGTTTGGCAAGGCGGCTTGGCTATTCACGGCGGATTAATCGGTGGTGTTCTGGCAGGAACCTGGTATATTCGAAAGCATAATCTGCCGTTCCTTCGCTTGGCTGACATTTTTATGCCGAGT
This genomic stretch from Brevibacillus brevis harbors:
- a CDS encoding Ger(x)C family spore germination protein; protein product: MKAVTRILVVSLCMFLISGCWDRREVNDMAIVIAMAMDKEPDGRYRFSIQVPLVSSLGAQSGGGGGTSGDKSYYVDSAVGRTIREANGLIQARMSRRIYYSHHRMIVIGEELAKDGMSDVLDIVARFPENRLTAYIVMTKGKAIELLTAQPQFERFSGEAMRELVKMGGISVTLKDVAQMLGTPGVDAILPVLAAVDSHPKGKSKEIEATGVGLFRQDKLVTIAKPKELLGLRLFQREFTPFSIVLPLTKHERLTITLSKGRANIKPVIRKDHIHFKIDLYTSAVVVENQSNLDLEEEKNIRMLEAKLVEQINNGVNHMMQTIQKKQSDFIGLGIALSRNYPREWRDRYRNRWYKELPKITYEIRSKVNVVNFGQTTKNITKGEDDHE
- a CDS encoding spore germination protein, whose translation is MKDLIETMNACSLIDLEGIPISPQLGENIDLLKKMFADCSDFVIREFRQKNSVRAIAVFVDGLIDTKEVNSALKSLMVLEDGDDDIKVIEESLLPVSQMGRVDDYKKLLQAVLSGDTGILVEGNTEALTLGIRGAEKRSVNEPEGEAVVRGPREGFIENIRTNTSMLRRKLRTPRLKMKSLVVGRETNTNLVVAFLDGIADPEIVQEVTARISKINLDAVLESGYIEEMIQDNTYSPFPQVMYSERPDTVAAALLEGRVAIFVDGTPMVLIVPVTFWMMMQASEDYYERFQMATLVRLLRYVFLIISLITPALYVAITTYHQQMLPTTLLLSIAAARESIPFPAIVEAFIMEISFEALREAGIRLPKTVGQAVSILGALVVGQAAVQAGIVSAPMVIVVSLTGIASFTIPHFNASISLRMLRFPIMIAASILGIYGMLVALLLVLGHMANLRSFGVPYLSPLAPMSIGDLKDVLIRTPWSMMEKRPSFLGVQNARRMNDGFANSMQQRGGQSGMTGNRHPNEEGQS
- the ligD gene encoding non-homologous end-joining DNA ligase, whose translation is MRPATKEYELTIDNHVLSITNPDKPLWPEAEVTKLDYLRYLLIVADPLLRYSKDRLLTVIRYPHGIGDKHFYQKNAPDYAPDWIQTHTWENVRYVLCNNRATLVWMANQAALEWHVSFHLAKDETPTELVFDLDPSTDDFGVVIESALLLKELLDELQLPSWVKTSGSSGLQVYVPIELCYTFEQTRQVGHFIASYLVSKHPSLLTIERFVKNRGNKLYIDYLQHWRGKTLPAPYSTRAKPQATVSTPLLWKEVPHCHPTDFTVYTVPKRLETIGDLFSSISAPTKRSSLDGILGFLQSR